A single window of Pseudoduganella plicata DNA harbors:
- the gyrA gene encoding DNA gyrase subunit A, whose translation MDQFAKETIPISLEEEMRKSYLDYAMSVIVGRALPDARDGLKPVHRRVLFSMHESNYVHNRPYVKCARVVGDTMGKYHPHGDSSIYDTLVRMAQDFSLRYTLVDGQGNFGSIDGDAAAAMRYTECRLDKIAGELLADIDKETVDFQPNYDGKEKEPTVLPTRVPNLLINGSSGIAVGMATNIAPHNLSEVINGALHVLANPDCSIDELIELIPAPDFPTGGIIYGVSGVRDGYRTGRGRVVMRAKTHFEEYGKDGGRMAIIVDELPYQVNKKSLLERIAENVRDKKLEGISDIRDESDKSGMRVVIELKRGEVPEVVLNNLYKQTQLQDTFGMNMVALVDGQPKLMNLKQLLATFLSHRREVVTRRTVFELRKARERGHVLEGLAVALANIDDFIAIIKAAPTPPLAKSELMARAWDSSLVREMLARTGEEGQRGMDAFRPEHLPKHYGMQSDGLYKLSDDQAQEILQMRLQRLTGLEQDKIVNEYKDVMAQIADLLDILSKPARVTSIISDELNAAKLEYGTKDERRSTIEHNATDLETEDLITPQDMVVTLSHMGYMKAQPISEYRAQKRGGRGKQAMATKDEDWIDQLFIANTHDYILCFSNRGRMYWLKVWEVPQGSRNSRGRPIVNMFPLQDNEKITVVLPLSGENRTFPEDHYVFMSTSLGTVKKTPLKDFSNPRKAGIIAVDLDEGDFLIGAALTDGKHDVMLFSDSGKAVRFDENDVRPMGRTARGVRGMNLEEGQNVIALLVAENEQQSVLTATENGYGKRTPITEYTRHGRGTKGMIAIQTSERNGKVVAATLVDVTDEIMLITTGGVLIRTRVAEIREMGRATQGVTLIAVEDGTKLSGLQRIVEADVDEVVFETEGGAAAVDGAAEPAAEPAGDDTAAE comes from the coding sequence ATGGATCAATTCGCAAAAGAAACAATCCCAATTTCCCTCGAAGAAGAGATGCGCAAGAGCTACCTCGATTACGCGATGAGCGTGATCGTGGGCCGCGCCTTGCCGGATGCGCGCGACGGCTTGAAGCCGGTGCACCGCAGGGTATTGTTCTCGATGCACGAAAGTAACTACGTGCACAACCGTCCCTACGTCAAGTGCGCGCGCGTGGTCGGCGACACGATGGGTAAATATCACCCGCACGGCGACTCGTCGATCTACGACACGCTGGTGCGCATGGCGCAGGATTTCTCGCTGCGCTACACGCTGGTGGACGGCCAGGGCAACTTCGGTTCCATCGACGGCGATGCCGCAGCGGCCATGCGTTACACCGAGTGCCGCCTGGACAAGATCGCCGGCGAACTGCTGGCCGACATCGACAAGGAAACCGTCGACTTCCAGCCGAACTACGACGGCAAGGAAAAGGAGCCGACCGTCCTGCCGACCCGCGTGCCGAACCTGCTGATCAACGGCTCCTCCGGTATCGCCGTCGGCATGGCGACCAATATTGCGCCGCACAACCTGTCGGAAGTGATCAACGGTGCGCTGCACGTGCTGGCGAACCCGGACTGCTCGATCGACGAACTGATCGAACTGATCCCGGCACCGGACTTCCCCACCGGCGGCATCATCTACGGCGTCTCCGGCGTGCGCGATGGCTATCGCACGGGGCGCGGCCGCGTCGTCATGCGCGCCAAGACGCACTTCGAGGAATATGGCAAGGATGGCGGCCGCATGGCGATCATCGTCGACGAGCTGCCGTATCAGGTCAATAAAAAATCGCTGCTGGAGCGCATCGCCGAGAACGTGCGCGACAAGAAGCTGGAAGGCATTTCCGACATCCGCGACGAGTCCGACAAATCGGGCATGCGCGTCGTCATCGAGCTCAAACGCGGCGAAGTGCCGGAAGTGGTGCTGAACAACCTGTACAAGCAGACGCAATTGCAGGACACGTTCGGCATGAACATGGTCGCGCTGGTGGACGGCCAGCCAAAGCTGATGAATCTGAAGCAGCTGCTGGCCACGTTCCTGTCGCACCGCCGCGAGGTGGTCACGCGCCGCACCGTGTTCGAACTGCGCAAGGCGCGCGAACGCGGCCACGTGCTGGAAGGTCTCGCTGTCGCGCTGGCGAACATCGACGATTTCATCGCCATCATCAAGGCCGCGCCGACGCCGCCGCTGGCGAAATCCGAACTGATGGCGCGCGCGTGGGATTCGTCCCTGGTGCGCGAGATGCTGGCCCGTACCGGCGAGGAAGGCCAGCGCGGCATGGATGCGTTCCGTCCCGAGCACCTGCCGAAGCACTACGGCATGCAGTCCGATGGCCTGTACAAGCTGTCCGACGACCAGGCCCAGGAAATCCTGCAGATGCGCCTGCAGCGCCTGACGGGTCTGGAGCAGGACAAGATCGTCAACGAATACAAGGACGTGATGGCGCAGATCGCCGATCTGCTGGACATCCTGTCCAAGCCGGCCCGCGTCACCTCGATCATCAGCGACGAACTCAATGCCGCCAAGCTGGAATACGGCACCAAGGACGAGCGCCGTTCGACCATCGAGCACAATGCCACCGACCTGGAAACGGAAGACCTGATCACGCCGCAGGACATGGTCGTGACGCTGTCGCACATGGGCTACATGAAGGCGCAGCCGATCTCCGAATACCGCGCGCAGAAGCGCGGCGGCCGCGGCAAGCAGGCGATGGCAACAAAAGACGAGGACTGGATCGACCAGCTGTTCATCGCCAACACGCACGACTACATCCTGTGCTTCTCGAACCGCGGCAGGATGTACTGGCTGAAGGTGTGGGAAGTGCCGCAAGGCTCGCGCAATTCGCGCGGCAGGCCGATCGTCAACATGTTCCCGCTGCAGGACAATGAAAAGATCACCGTCGTGCTGCCGCTGTCGGGCGAAAACCGCACGTTCCCCGAGGACCATTATGTCTTCATGTCGACAAGCCTGGGCACGGTGAAGAAAACGCCGCTGAAGGACTTCTCCAATCCGCGCAAGGCCGGCATCATCGCTGTCGACCTGGACGAGGGCGACTTCCTGATCGGCGCCGCGCTGACCGACGGCAAGCATGACGTGATGCTGTTCTCCGACTCCGGCAAGGCGGTGCGCTTCGACGAGAACGACGTGCGTCCGATGGGCCGCACGGCCCGCGGCGTACGCGGCATGAACCTGGAAGAAGGCCAGAACGTGATCGCGCTGCTGGTGGCCGAGAACGAGCAGCAGTCGGTGCTGACGGCAACCGAGAACGGCTACGGCAAGCGTACGCCGATCACGGAGTACACCCGTCATGGCCGCGGCACGAAGGGCATGATCGCCATCCAGACGTCGGAACGTAACGGCAAGGTCGTCGCCGCGACGCTGGTCGACGTGACGGACGAGATCATGCTGATCACGACGGGCGGTGTGCTGATCCGCACCCGTGTCGCCGAGATCCGCGAAATGGGCCGCGCCACGCAGGGCGTCACCCTGATCGCGGTGGAGGACGGCACCAAGCTGTCCGGCCTGCAGCGCATCGTCGAGGCGGACGTGGACGAGGTGGTGTTCGAGACCGAGGGCGGCGCGGCTGCAGTGGATGGCGCCGCGGAGCCCGCGGCCGAGCCGGCGGGCGACGACACCGCGGCCGAGTAA